From a region of the Globicephala melas chromosome 19, mGloMel1.2, whole genome shotgun sequence genome:
- the BAX gene encoding apoptosis regulator BAX isoform X3 yields MDGSGEQPRGGGPTSSEQIMKTGALLLQGFIQDRAGRMGGETPELGLEQAPQDASTKKLSECLKRIGDELDSNMELQRMIAAVDTDSPREVFFRVAAEMFSDGNFNWGRVVALFYFASKLVLKALCTKVPQLIRTIMGWTLDFLRERLLGWIQDQGGWVRPLAELLNCLMSLSPGRPPLLLWDTHVADSDHPRGRSTHCLAYHLEEDGLRPPAALDCVFSA; encoded by the exons ATGGACGGGTCCGGGGAGCAACCCAGAGGCGGGG GGCCCACCAGCTCTGAGCAGATCATGAAGACAGGGGCCCTTTTGCTTCAGGG TTTCATCCAGGATCGAGCAGGGCGAATGGGGGGAGAGACGCCCGAGCTGGGCCTGGAGCAGGCGCCCCAGGATGCATCCACCAAGAAGCTGAGCGAGTGTCTCAAGCGCATTGGAGATGAACTGGACAGTAACATGGAGCTGCAGAG GATGATCGCGGCCGTGGACACAGACTCCCCCCGAGAGGTCTTTTTCCGAGTGGCGGCCGAAATGTTTTCTGACGGCAACTTCAACTGGGGCCGGGTTGTTGCCCTTTTCTACTTTGCCAGCAAACTGGTGCTCAAG GCCCTGTGCACCAAGGTGCCCCAGCTGATCAGGACCATCATGGGCTGGACCCTGGACTTCCTTCGAGAGCGGCTGCTGGGCTGGATCCAGGACCAGGGTGGTTGGGTGAGGCCCCT GGCTGAGCTGCTGAACTGCCTCATGTCCCTATCCCCAGGACGGCCTCCTCTCCTACTTTGGGACACCCACGTGGCAGACAGTGACCATCCTCGTGGCCGGAGTACTCACTGCCTCGCTTACCATCTGGAAGAAGATGGGCTGAGGCCACCAGCGGCCTTGGACTGTGTCTTTTCTGCATAA
- the BAX gene encoding apoptosis regulator BAX isoform X1 has product MDGSGEQPRGGGPTSSEQIMKTGALLLQGFIQDRAGRMGGETPELGLEQAPQDASTKKLSECLKRIGDELDSNMELQRMIAAVDTDSPREVFFRVAAEMFSDGNFNWGRVVALFYFASKLVLKALCTKVPQLIRTIMGWTLDFLRERLLGWIQDQGGWDGLLSYFGTPTWQTVTILVAGVLTASLTIWKKMG; this is encoded by the exons ATGGACGGGTCCGGGGAGCAACCCAGAGGCGGGG GGCCCACCAGCTCTGAGCAGATCATGAAGACAGGGGCCCTTTTGCTTCAGGG TTTCATCCAGGATCGAGCAGGGCGAATGGGGGGAGAGACGCCCGAGCTGGGCCTGGAGCAGGCGCCCCAGGATGCATCCACCAAGAAGCTGAGCGAGTGTCTCAAGCGCATTGGAGATGAACTGGACAGTAACATGGAGCTGCAGAG GATGATCGCGGCCGTGGACACAGACTCCCCCCGAGAGGTCTTTTTCCGAGTGGCGGCCGAAATGTTTTCTGACGGCAACTTCAACTGGGGCCGGGTTGTTGCCCTTTTCTACTTTGCCAGCAAACTGGTGCTCAAG GCCCTGTGCACCAAGGTGCCCCAGCTGATCAGGACCATCATGGGCTGGACCCTGGACTTCCTTCGAGAGCGGCTGCTGGGCTGGATCCAGGACCAGGGTGGTTGG GACGGCCTCCTCTCCTACTTTGGGACACCCACGTGGCAGACAGTGACCATCCTCGTGGCCGGAGTACTCACTGCCTCGCTTACCATCTGGAAGAAGATGGGCTGA
- the BAX gene encoding apoptosis regulator BAX isoform X2: MKTGALLLQGFIQDRAGRMGGETPELGLEQAPQDASTKKLSECLKRIGDELDSNMELQRMIAAVDTDSPREVFFRVAAEMFSDGNFNWGRVVALFYFASKLVLKALCTKVPQLIRTIMGWTLDFLRERLLGWIQDQGGWDGLLSYFGTPTWQTVTILVAGVLTASLTIWKKMG, from the exons ATGAAGACAGGGGCCCTTTTGCTTCAGGG TTTCATCCAGGATCGAGCAGGGCGAATGGGGGGAGAGACGCCCGAGCTGGGCCTGGAGCAGGCGCCCCAGGATGCATCCACCAAGAAGCTGAGCGAGTGTCTCAAGCGCATTGGAGATGAACTGGACAGTAACATGGAGCTGCAGAG GATGATCGCGGCCGTGGACACAGACTCCCCCCGAGAGGTCTTTTTCCGAGTGGCGGCCGAAATGTTTTCTGACGGCAACTTCAACTGGGGCCGGGTTGTTGCCCTTTTCTACTTTGCCAGCAAACTGGTGCTCAAG GCCCTGTGCACCAAGGTGCCCCAGCTGATCAGGACCATCATGGGCTGGACCCTGGACTTCCTTCGAGAGCGGCTGCTGGGCTGGATCCAGGACCAGGGTGGTTGG GACGGCCTCCTCTCCTACTTTGGGACACCCACGTGGCAGACAGTGACCATCCTCGTGGCCGGAGTACTCACTGCCTCGCTTACCATCTGGAAGAAGATGGGCTGA